In Oryzias latipes chromosome 15, ASM223467v1, the following proteins share a genomic window:
- the znf451 gene encoding E3 SUMO-protein ligase ZNF451 isoform X4, translating into MASPNQAQEDEVEEVEFVSTEDKISQHKAHVTSTLDRLAHQVALEKKERAKKCRAFKEKQILQKAHGQQELAVSSANRVNQDARRCVEMWLKMPGVKPGLISAGSGRRPPSSSFPKNSLTRQTCPVINCGRVYDNASLLDGHLKRFDHSPCDPEISLRGSPFEQFACVACSQHFPSKDAWRRHVETKASSSSSDGHSGDQTYQRIVCFACPACYLLFNLRDECLQHMSARNHFTHSFALKESKEAAMPVPVPQHVKNRLIALCKDTAFTVRCSLCHKVLTSHQAAQAHFNVHCRQGCAVAKAEKTVVEVMKQLLVKGQCTVCSKVFFTKAEMEKHTESTQHDVEVNQTVVQALLQYGRFHRAQQEQRRSFQKRPREEKDRGEDSVKQRRLTPGVHSSSSRTSETAWFCECGLQFPEEGVATKHLLAVNQIFHLCGVCSKLMGESSIASLHMSRFHGGAHLSNFLYFCRKCNVEMPRFEDILSHVSDVHRGHTYIAEQEVPDDLQAKPSTSSEAATSSSGRSKVQQNTVETSSSVARGLTWMCRMCEDVFDSEVAIRKHCSDISSHSFQRFICGHCPQKFFKESTVRRHCTNEHGGDIKSWYFCGLCDSMQMDSEAELLEHYRSLHSRDYCCMDDADVLQPAAAMLPLDCPCMSSEGNKETVTGVYTRCMKELAAEGKCQYVCPPCSVSVPTYAQIKTHVHTKHPSLNLDKTFEVQCNMCHQSYMGVPGFHKHYHHCHCTLEPCRSSRKSSEAEPTRVEVKAHKRQIQDETLGKFLKDDQINNERDETAMETSDDEMKHALPVSAEEARESAELEEALQRSLVEF; encoded by the exons ATGGCTTCTCCAAATCAAGCACAGGAAGATGAGGTGGAAGAAGTGGAGTTTGTCTCA ACTGAGGACAAAATTAGCCAGCACAAAGCGCACGTCACATCTACGCTGGACAGACTGGCTCACCAGGTGGCTTTGGAGAAAAAGGAGAGAGCAAAGAAATGTAGAGCATTCAAG gaGAAGCAGATTTTACAAAAAGCTCACGGACAGCAGGAGCTGGCTGTGAGTTCTGCCAACCGAGTTAATCAAGACGCAAGGCGCTGCGTGGAAATGTGGCTGAAAATGCCAG GTGTTAAACCCGGGCTGATCAGTGCTGGTTCAGGTAGAAGacccccctcctcttccttcccAAAGAACAGCTTGACAAGACAGACGTGTCCTGTGATCAACTGTGGGCGTGTCTATGACAACGCTTCGCTGCTTGACGGACATTTAAAAAG GTTTGACCATTCTCCATGTGACCCAGAGATCAGCCTCAGAGGAAGTCCATTCGAGCAGTTCGCCTGTGTGGCGTGCAGTCAACATTTTCCGTCCAAAGATGCATGGAGGCGGCATGTGGAGACAAAG GCCTCCTCGTCCAGCTCTGACGGTCACAGTGGAGATCAGACCTATCAGCGGATCGTGTGCTTCGCCTGCCCCGCCTGCTACCTGCTCTTCAACCTTCGAGACGAGTGTCTTCAGCACATGTCGGCCAGAAACCACTTCACACATTCATTTGCTCTGAAAG AAAGCAAAGAAGCAGCAATGCCGGTTCCTGTCCCTCAGCATGTAAAGAATCGTCTCATCGCTTTGTGCAAGGATACGGCATTCACCGTGCGCTGCTCTTTATGCCACAAAGTACTGACATCACACCAAGCGGCTCAAGCTCACTTTAA tgtGCACTGCAGGCAAGGCTGCGCCGTGGCCAAGGCAGAGAAAACGGTAGTGGAAGTCATGAAGCAGCTCCTGGTAAAGGGACAGTGCACCGTCTGCTCTAAAGTCTTTTTCACCAAAGCTGAGATGGAGAAGCACACAGAATCGACGCAGCATGACGTTGAGGTCAATCAAACGGTGGTACAAGCTCTTCTTCAGTACGGCAGGTTCCATAGAGcacagcaggagcagaggcgttCCTTTCAAAAAAGACCCCGGGAGGAGAAGGATCGGGGTGAGGATTCGGTCAAGCAGCGGAGGTTGACTCCAGGTGTGCATTCCAGCAGTAGCAGAACCTCGGAGACCGCGTGGTTCTGCGAGTGCGGCCTGCAGTTCCCGGAGGAGGGTGTGGCCACCAAGCATCTTCTGGCCGTGAACCAGATTTTCCACCTGTGTGGCGTGTGCAGCAAACTCATGGGAGAGTCTTCCATCGCCAGCCTTCACATGAGCCGCTTCCATGGCGGAGCGCACCTCTCCAACTTCCTGTACTTCTGCAGGAAGTGCAACGTTGAAATGCCGCGATTCGAAGACATCCTGTCTCATGTGTCCGACGTTCACAGAGGACACACCTACATCGCAGAGCAAGAAGTGCCTGACGATCTCCAGGCCAAACCCTCCACCAGCAGCGAAGCCGCCACGTCCTCTTCCGGCAGATCCAAGGTCCAGCAGAACACCGTCGAGACGTCGTCCTCCGTGGCACGCGGCCTCACCTGGATGTGCAGGATGTGCGAGGACGTCTTCGACTCGGAAGTTGCCATCCGCAAACACTGCAGTGACATCAGCAGCCACAGCTTTCAGAGGTTTATCTGTGGACACTGTCCCCAAAAGTTCTTCAAGGAGTCCACCGTGAGAAGACACTGCACGAACGAGCACGGCGGGGACATAAAGAGTTGGTACTTTTGCGGCCTCTGCGACAGCATGCAGATGGATTCTGAGGCCGAGCTCCTGGAGCATTACCGGAGCCTTCACAGCAGGGATTACTGCTGCATGGACGACGCCGACGTTCTCCAACCGGCTGCTGCGATGCTTCCTCTGGACTGTCCCTGCATGTCTTCAGAAGGCAACAAGGAAACAGTGACGGGGGTTTATACCAGATGCATGAAAGAGTTGGCTGCAGAGGGGAAATGCCAGTACGTGTGTCCTCCCTGCAGCGTGTCCGTGCCAACGTACGCGCAGATCAAGACTCACGTGCACACAAAGCACCCCAGCCTGAACCTGGACAAGACATTTGAAGTACAATGCAACATGTGTCACCAGAGTTATATGGGTGTTCCAGGTTTCCATAAACACTATCATCACTGTCACTGCACGCTAGAGCCCTGCAGGAGCTCCAGGAAGAGCTCAGAGGCAGAGCCCACTCGTGTGGAGGTCAAAGCACACAAACGCC AGATCCAGGATGAAACTCTGGGGAAGTTTCTGAAAGACGATCAGATCAACAACGAAAGAGATGAAACTGCCATGG AGACCTCTGATGATGAGATGAAACACGCTCTGCCTGTAAGTGCAGAAGAAGCCAGAGAGTCAGCAG AGTTGGAGGAAGCTCTTCAGAGAAGTCTTGTGGAGTTCTAA
- the znf451 gene encoding E3 SUMO-protein ligase ZNF451 isoform X3, with protein MAAGETMASPNQAQEDEVEEVEFVSTEDKISQHKAHVTSTLDRLAHQVALEKKERAKKCRAFKEKQILQKAHGQQELAVSSANRVNQDARRCVEMWLKMPGVKPGLISAGSGRRPPSSSFPKNSLTRQTCPVINCGRVYDNASLLDGHLKRFDHSPCDPEISLRGSPFEQFACVACSQHFPSKDAWRRHVETKASSSSSDGHSGDQTYQRIVCFACPACYLLFNLRDECLQHMSARNHFTHSFALKESKEAAMPVPVPQHVKNRLIALCKDTAFTVRCSLCHKVLTSHQAAQAHFNVHCRQGCAVAKAEKTVVEVMKQLLVKGQCTVCSKVFFTKAEMEKHTESTQHDVEVNQTVVQALLQYGRFHRAQQEQRRSFQKRPREEKDRGEDSVKQRRLTPGVHSSSSRTSETAWFCECGLQFPEEGVATKHLLAVNQIFHLCGVCSKLMGESSIASLHMSRFHGGAHLSNFLYFCRKCNVEMPRFEDILSHVSDVHRGHTYIAEQEVPDDLQAKPSTSSEAATSSSGRSKVQQNTVETSSSVARGLTWMCRMCEDVFDSEVAIRKHCSDISSHSFQRFICGHCPQKFFKESTVRRHCTNEHGGDIKSWYFCGLCDSMQMDSEAELLEHYRSLHSRDYCCMDDADVLQPAAAMLPLDCPCMSSEGNKETVTGVYTRCMKELAAEGKCQYVCPPCSVSVPTYAQIKTHVHTKHPSLNLDKTFEVQCNMCHQSYMGVPGFHKHYHHCHCTLEPCRSSRKSSEAEPTRVEVKAHKRQIQDETLGKFLKDDQINNERDETAMETSDDEMKHALPVSAEEARESAELEEALQRSLVEF; from the exons ATGGCTGCAGGAG aaacaATGGCTTCTCCAAATCAAGCACAGGAAGATGAGGTGGAAGAAGTGGAGTTTGTCTCA ACTGAGGACAAAATTAGCCAGCACAAAGCGCACGTCACATCTACGCTGGACAGACTGGCTCACCAGGTGGCTTTGGAGAAAAAGGAGAGAGCAAAGAAATGTAGAGCATTCAAG gaGAAGCAGATTTTACAAAAAGCTCACGGACAGCAGGAGCTGGCTGTGAGTTCTGCCAACCGAGTTAATCAAGACGCAAGGCGCTGCGTGGAAATGTGGCTGAAAATGCCAG GTGTTAAACCCGGGCTGATCAGTGCTGGTTCAGGTAGAAGacccccctcctcttccttcccAAAGAACAGCTTGACAAGACAGACGTGTCCTGTGATCAACTGTGGGCGTGTCTATGACAACGCTTCGCTGCTTGACGGACATTTAAAAAG GTTTGACCATTCTCCATGTGACCCAGAGATCAGCCTCAGAGGAAGTCCATTCGAGCAGTTCGCCTGTGTGGCGTGCAGTCAACATTTTCCGTCCAAAGATGCATGGAGGCGGCATGTGGAGACAAAG GCCTCCTCGTCCAGCTCTGACGGTCACAGTGGAGATCAGACCTATCAGCGGATCGTGTGCTTCGCCTGCCCCGCCTGCTACCTGCTCTTCAACCTTCGAGACGAGTGTCTTCAGCACATGTCGGCCAGAAACCACTTCACACATTCATTTGCTCTGAAAG AAAGCAAAGAAGCAGCAATGCCGGTTCCTGTCCCTCAGCATGTAAAGAATCGTCTCATCGCTTTGTGCAAGGATACGGCATTCACCGTGCGCTGCTCTTTATGCCACAAAGTACTGACATCACACCAAGCGGCTCAAGCTCACTTTAA tgtGCACTGCAGGCAAGGCTGCGCCGTGGCCAAGGCAGAGAAAACGGTAGTGGAAGTCATGAAGCAGCTCCTGGTAAAGGGACAGTGCACCGTCTGCTCTAAAGTCTTTTTCACCAAAGCTGAGATGGAGAAGCACACAGAATCGACGCAGCATGACGTTGAGGTCAATCAAACGGTGGTACAAGCTCTTCTTCAGTACGGCAGGTTCCATAGAGcacagcaggagcagaggcgttCCTTTCAAAAAAGACCCCGGGAGGAGAAGGATCGGGGTGAGGATTCGGTCAAGCAGCGGAGGTTGACTCCAGGTGTGCATTCCAGCAGTAGCAGAACCTCGGAGACCGCGTGGTTCTGCGAGTGCGGCCTGCAGTTCCCGGAGGAGGGTGTGGCCACCAAGCATCTTCTGGCCGTGAACCAGATTTTCCACCTGTGTGGCGTGTGCAGCAAACTCATGGGAGAGTCTTCCATCGCCAGCCTTCACATGAGCCGCTTCCATGGCGGAGCGCACCTCTCCAACTTCCTGTACTTCTGCAGGAAGTGCAACGTTGAAATGCCGCGATTCGAAGACATCCTGTCTCATGTGTCCGACGTTCACAGAGGACACACCTACATCGCAGAGCAAGAAGTGCCTGACGATCTCCAGGCCAAACCCTCCACCAGCAGCGAAGCCGCCACGTCCTCTTCCGGCAGATCCAAGGTCCAGCAGAACACCGTCGAGACGTCGTCCTCCGTGGCACGCGGCCTCACCTGGATGTGCAGGATGTGCGAGGACGTCTTCGACTCGGAAGTTGCCATCCGCAAACACTGCAGTGACATCAGCAGCCACAGCTTTCAGAGGTTTATCTGTGGACACTGTCCCCAAAAGTTCTTCAAGGAGTCCACCGTGAGAAGACACTGCACGAACGAGCACGGCGGGGACATAAAGAGTTGGTACTTTTGCGGCCTCTGCGACAGCATGCAGATGGATTCTGAGGCCGAGCTCCTGGAGCATTACCGGAGCCTTCACAGCAGGGATTACTGCTGCATGGACGACGCCGACGTTCTCCAACCGGCTGCTGCGATGCTTCCTCTGGACTGTCCCTGCATGTCTTCAGAAGGCAACAAGGAAACAGTGACGGGGGTTTATACCAGATGCATGAAAGAGTTGGCTGCAGAGGGGAAATGCCAGTACGTGTGTCCTCCCTGCAGCGTGTCCGTGCCAACGTACGCGCAGATCAAGACTCACGTGCACACAAAGCACCCCAGCCTGAACCTGGACAAGACATTTGAAGTACAATGCAACATGTGTCACCAGAGTTATATGGGTGTTCCAGGTTTCCATAAACACTATCATCACTGTCACTGCACGCTAGAGCCCTGCAGGAGCTCCAGGAAGAGCTCAGAGGCAGAGCCCACTCGTGTGGAGGTCAAAGCACACAAACGCC AGATCCAGGATGAAACTCTGGGGAAGTTTCTGAAAGACGATCAGATCAACAACGAAAGAGATGAAACTGCCATGG AGACCTCTGATGATGAGATGAAACACGCTCTGCCTGTAAGTGCAGAAGAAGCCAGAGAGTCAGCAG AGTTGGAGGAAGCTCTTCAGAGAAGTCTTGTGGAGTTCTAA
- the bag2 gene encoding BAG family molecular chaperone regulator 2, with amino-acid sequence MAQAKIQAKMNEAVCSKFSRTLSMADRSGRLLETLDQLEIRVEALRETASALEQEREGILEMIQSIQNSQEMRNICAGEREELSLTANRLMGRTLTVEISVGTIRNPQQEEALRKATSMIDEIVKKLLVDMEGGRQQLMALHAACVTEAPPVPIDQKFQVVVISCSLEDQKKIKQRLETLVRNVENAEKNIKIMDHQKLESAKTNCSS; translated from the exons ATGGCTCAGGCGAAAATCCAGGCGAAGATGAACGAAGCGGTCTGCAGCAAGTTCAGCAGGACACTGTCCATGGCTGATCGCTCCGGAAGACTGCTGGAAACTCTGGATCAGCTGGAAATCAG ggTGGAGGCTTTAAGAGAAACAGCATCCGCCCTGGAGCAGGAAAGAGAAGGCATCCTGGAAATGATTCAATCCATCCAGAACAGTCAAGAAATGCGTAACATCTGTGCGG GAGAAAGGGAAGAGTTGAGCTTAACTGCGAACCGTCTGATGGGCCGGACTCTGACGGTGGAGATCTCCGTTGGCACCATTAGAAACCCCCAGCAGGAGGAGGCCCTGCGGAAAGCCACATCCATGATTGACGAAATCGTAAAAAAGTTGCTGGTCGACATGGAAGGCGGTCGGCAGCAGCTGATGGCGCTGCACGCCGCCTGCGTGACCGAAGCACCGCCTGTCCCCATCGATCAGAAGTTCCAGGTTGTGGTGATCAGCTGCTCTTTGGAGGACCAGAAGAAGATCAAACAGAGGCTGGAGACGCTGGTGAGGAATGTGGAAAACGCTGAAAAGAACATCAAAATTATGGATCATCAAAAACTGGAGAGTGCAAAAACCAACTGCAGTAGTTAA
- the znf451 gene encoding E3 SUMO-protein ligase ZNF451 isoform X1, with translation MAAGETMASPNQAQEDEVEEVEFVSEGPLRPVLDCIDLLSDSDEEGCSSLPVLTEDKISQHKAHVTSTLDRLAHQVALEKKERAKKCRAFKEKQILQKAHGQQELAVSSANRVNQDARRCVEMWLKMPGVKPGLISAGSGRRPPSSSFPKNSLTRQTCPVINCGRVYDNASLLDGHLKRFDHSPCDPEISLRGSPFEQFACVACSQHFPSKDAWRRHVETKASSSSSDGHSGDQTYQRIVCFACPACYLLFNLRDECLQHMSARNHFTHSFALKESKEAAMPVPVPQHVKNRLIALCKDTAFTVRCSLCHKVLTSHQAAQAHFNVHCRQGCAVAKAEKTVVEVMKQLLVKGQCTVCSKVFFTKAEMEKHTESTQHDVEVNQTVVQALLQYGRFHRAQQEQRRSFQKRPREEKDRGEDSVKQRRLTPGVHSSSSRTSETAWFCECGLQFPEEGVATKHLLAVNQIFHLCGVCSKLMGESSIASLHMSRFHGGAHLSNFLYFCRKCNVEMPRFEDILSHVSDVHRGHTYIAEQEVPDDLQAKPSTSSEAATSSSGRSKVQQNTVETSSSVARGLTWMCRMCEDVFDSEVAIRKHCSDISSHSFQRFICGHCPQKFFKESTVRRHCTNEHGGDIKSWYFCGLCDSMQMDSEAELLEHYRSLHSRDYCCMDDADVLQPAAAMLPLDCPCMSSEGNKETVTGVYTRCMKELAAEGKCQYVCPPCSVSVPTYAQIKTHVHTKHPSLNLDKTFEVQCNMCHQSYMGVPGFHKHYHHCHCTLEPCRSSRKSSEAEPTRVEVKAHKRQIQDETLGKFLKDDQINNERDETAMETSDDEMKHALPVSAEEARESAELEEALQRSLVEF, from the exons ATGGCTGCAGGAG aaacaATGGCTTCTCCAAATCAAGCACAGGAAGATGAGGTGGAAGAAGTGGAGTTTGTCTCA GAGGGGCCTCTTAGACCAGTATTAGATTGCATTGATCTGTTGAGCGATAGTGATGAAGAGGGATGTTCATCACTGCCAGTCTTG ACTGAGGACAAAATTAGCCAGCACAAAGCGCACGTCACATCTACGCTGGACAGACTGGCTCACCAGGTGGCTTTGGAGAAAAAGGAGAGAGCAAAGAAATGTAGAGCATTCAAG gaGAAGCAGATTTTACAAAAAGCTCACGGACAGCAGGAGCTGGCTGTGAGTTCTGCCAACCGAGTTAATCAAGACGCAAGGCGCTGCGTGGAAATGTGGCTGAAAATGCCAG GTGTTAAACCCGGGCTGATCAGTGCTGGTTCAGGTAGAAGacccccctcctcttccttcccAAAGAACAGCTTGACAAGACAGACGTGTCCTGTGATCAACTGTGGGCGTGTCTATGACAACGCTTCGCTGCTTGACGGACATTTAAAAAG GTTTGACCATTCTCCATGTGACCCAGAGATCAGCCTCAGAGGAAGTCCATTCGAGCAGTTCGCCTGTGTGGCGTGCAGTCAACATTTTCCGTCCAAAGATGCATGGAGGCGGCATGTGGAGACAAAG GCCTCCTCGTCCAGCTCTGACGGTCACAGTGGAGATCAGACCTATCAGCGGATCGTGTGCTTCGCCTGCCCCGCCTGCTACCTGCTCTTCAACCTTCGAGACGAGTGTCTTCAGCACATGTCGGCCAGAAACCACTTCACACATTCATTTGCTCTGAAAG AAAGCAAAGAAGCAGCAATGCCGGTTCCTGTCCCTCAGCATGTAAAGAATCGTCTCATCGCTTTGTGCAAGGATACGGCATTCACCGTGCGCTGCTCTTTATGCCACAAAGTACTGACATCACACCAAGCGGCTCAAGCTCACTTTAA tgtGCACTGCAGGCAAGGCTGCGCCGTGGCCAAGGCAGAGAAAACGGTAGTGGAAGTCATGAAGCAGCTCCTGGTAAAGGGACAGTGCACCGTCTGCTCTAAAGTCTTTTTCACCAAAGCTGAGATGGAGAAGCACACAGAATCGACGCAGCATGACGTTGAGGTCAATCAAACGGTGGTACAAGCTCTTCTTCAGTACGGCAGGTTCCATAGAGcacagcaggagcagaggcgttCCTTTCAAAAAAGACCCCGGGAGGAGAAGGATCGGGGTGAGGATTCGGTCAAGCAGCGGAGGTTGACTCCAGGTGTGCATTCCAGCAGTAGCAGAACCTCGGAGACCGCGTGGTTCTGCGAGTGCGGCCTGCAGTTCCCGGAGGAGGGTGTGGCCACCAAGCATCTTCTGGCCGTGAACCAGATTTTCCACCTGTGTGGCGTGTGCAGCAAACTCATGGGAGAGTCTTCCATCGCCAGCCTTCACATGAGCCGCTTCCATGGCGGAGCGCACCTCTCCAACTTCCTGTACTTCTGCAGGAAGTGCAACGTTGAAATGCCGCGATTCGAAGACATCCTGTCTCATGTGTCCGACGTTCACAGAGGACACACCTACATCGCAGAGCAAGAAGTGCCTGACGATCTCCAGGCCAAACCCTCCACCAGCAGCGAAGCCGCCACGTCCTCTTCCGGCAGATCCAAGGTCCAGCAGAACACCGTCGAGACGTCGTCCTCCGTGGCACGCGGCCTCACCTGGATGTGCAGGATGTGCGAGGACGTCTTCGACTCGGAAGTTGCCATCCGCAAACACTGCAGTGACATCAGCAGCCACAGCTTTCAGAGGTTTATCTGTGGACACTGTCCCCAAAAGTTCTTCAAGGAGTCCACCGTGAGAAGACACTGCACGAACGAGCACGGCGGGGACATAAAGAGTTGGTACTTTTGCGGCCTCTGCGACAGCATGCAGATGGATTCTGAGGCCGAGCTCCTGGAGCATTACCGGAGCCTTCACAGCAGGGATTACTGCTGCATGGACGACGCCGACGTTCTCCAACCGGCTGCTGCGATGCTTCCTCTGGACTGTCCCTGCATGTCTTCAGAAGGCAACAAGGAAACAGTGACGGGGGTTTATACCAGATGCATGAAAGAGTTGGCTGCAGAGGGGAAATGCCAGTACGTGTGTCCTCCCTGCAGCGTGTCCGTGCCAACGTACGCGCAGATCAAGACTCACGTGCACACAAAGCACCCCAGCCTGAACCTGGACAAGACATTTGAAGTACAATGCAACATGTGTCACCAGAGTTATATGGGTGTTCCAGGTTTCCATAAACACTATCATCACTGTCACTGCACGCTAGAGCCCTGCAGGAGCTCCAGGAAGAGCTCAGAGGCAGAGCCCACTCGTGTGGAGGTCAAAGCACACAAACGCC AGATCCAGGATGAAACTCTGGGGAAGTTTCTGAAAGACGATCAGATCAACAACGAAAGAGATGAAACTGCCATGG AGACCTCTGATGATGAGATGAAACACGCTCTGCCTGTAAGTGCAGAAGAAGCCAGAGAGTCAGCAG AGTTGGAGGAAGCTCTTCAGAGAAGTCTTGTGGAGTTCTAA
- the znf451 gene encoding E3 SUMO-protein ligase ZNF451 isoform X2 yields the protein MASPNQAQEDEVEEVEFVSEGPLRPVLDCIDLLSDSDEEGCSSLPVLTEDKISQHKAHVTSTLDRLAHQVALEKKERAKKCRAFKEKQILQKAHGQQELAVSSANRVNQDARRCVEMWLKMPGVKPGLISAGSGRRPPSSSFPKNSLTRQTCPVINCGRVYDNASLLDGHLKRFDHSPCDPEISLRGSPFEQFACVACSQHFPSKDAWRRHVETKASSSSSDGHSGDQTYQRIVCFACPACYLLFNLRDECLQHMSARNHFTHSFALKESKEAAMPVPVPQHVKNRLIALCKDTAFTVRCSLCHKVLTSHQAAQAHFNVHCRQGCAVAKAEKTVVEVMKQLLVKGQCTVCSKVFFTKAEMEKHTESTQHDVEVNQTVVQALLQYGRFHRAQQEQRRSFQKRPREEKDRGEDSVKQRRLTPGVHSSSSRTSETAWFCECGLQFPEEGVATKHLLAVNQIFHLCGVCSKLMGESSIASLHMSRFHGGAHLSNFLYFCRKCNVEMPRFEDILSHVSDVHRGHTYIAEQEVPDDLQAKPSTSSEAATSSSGRSKVQQNTVETSSSVARGLTWMCRMCEDVFDSEVAIRKHCSDISSHSFQRFICGHCPQKFFKESTVRRHCTNEHGGDIKSWYFCGLCDSMQMDSEAELLEHYRSLHSRDYCCMDDADVLQPAAAMLPLDCPCMSSEGNKETVTGVYTRCMKELAAEGKCQYVCPPCSVSVPTYAQIKTHVHTKHPSLNLDKTFEVQCNMCHQSYMGVPGFHKHYHHCHCTLEPCRSSRKSSEAEPTRVEVKAHKRQIQDETLGKFLKDDQINNERDETAMETSDDEMKHALPVSAEEARESAELEEALQRSLVEF from the exons ATGGCTTCTCCAAATCAAGCACAGGAAGATGAGGTGGAAGAAGTGGAGTTTGTCTCA GAGGGGCCTCTTAGACCAGTATTAGATTGCATTGATCTGTTGAGCGATAGTGATGAAGAGGGATGTTCATCACTGCCAGTCTTG ACTGAGGACAAAATTAGCCAGCACAAAGCGCACGTCACATCTACGCTGGACAGACTGGCTCACCAGGTGGCTTTGGAGAAAAAGGAGAGAGCAAAGAAATGTAGAGCATTCAAG gaGAAGCAGATTTTACAAAAAGCTCACGGACAGCAGGAGCTGGCTGTGAGTTCTGCCAACCGAGTTAATCAAGACGCAAGGCGCTGCGTGGAAATGTGGCTGAAAATGCCAG GTGTTAAACCCGGGCTGATCAGTGCTGGTTCAGGTAGAAGacccccctcctcttccttcccAAAGAACAGCTTGACAAGACAGACGTGTCCTGTGATCAACTGTGGGCGTGTCTATGACAACGCTTCGCTGCTTGACGGACATTTAAAAAG GTTTGACCATTCTCCATGTGACCCAGAGATCAGCCTCAGAGGAAGTCCATTCGAGCAGTTCGCCTGTGTGGCGTGCAGTCAACATTTTCCGTCCAAAGATGCATGGAGGCGGCATGTGGAGACAAAG GCCTCCTCGTCCAGCTCTGACGGTCACAGTGGAGATCAGACCTATCAGCGGATCGTGTGCTTCGCCTGCCCCGCCTGCTACCTGCTCTTCAACCTTCGAGACGAGTGTCTTCAGCACATGTCGGCCAGAAACCACTTCACACATTCATTTGCTCTGAAAG AAAGCAAAGAAGCAGCAATGCCGGTTCCTGTCCCTCAGCATGTAAAGAATCGTCTCATCGCTTTGTGCAAGGATACGGCATTCACCGTGCGCTGCTCTTTATGCCACAAAGTACTGACATCACACCAAGCGGCTCAAGCTCACTTTAA tgtGCACTGCAGGCAAGGCTGCGCCGTGGCCAAGGCAGAGAAAACGGTAGTGGAAGTCATGAAGCAGCTCCTGGTAAAGGGACAGTGCACCGTCTGCTCTAAAGTCTTTTTCACCAAAGCTGAGATGGAGAAGCACACAGAATCGACGCAGCATGACGTTGAGGTCAATCAAACGGTGGTACAAGCTCTTCTTCAGTACGGCAGGTTCCATAGAGcacagcaggagcagaggcgttCCTTTCAAAAAAGACCCCGGGAGGAGAAGGATCGGGGTGAGGATTCGGTCAAGCAGCGGAGGTTGACTCCAGGTGTGCATTCCAGCAGTAGCAGAACCTCGGAGACCGCGTGGTTCTGCGAGTGCGGCCTGCAGTTCCCGGAGGAGGGTGTGGCCACCAAGCATCTTCTGGCCGTGAACCAGATTTTCCACCTGTGTGGCGTGTGCAGCAAACTCATGGGAGAGTCTTCCATCGCCAGCCTTCACATGAGCCGCTTCCATGGCGGAGCGCACCTCTCCAACTTCCTGTACTTCTGCAGGAAGTGCAACGTTGAAATGCCGCGATTCGAAGACATCCTGTCTCATGTGTCCGACGTTCACAGAGGACACACCTACATCGCAGAGCAAGAAGTGCCTGACGATCTCCAGGCCAAACCCTCCACCAGCAGCGAAGCCGCCACGTCCTCTTCCGGCAGATCCAAGGTCCAGCAGAACACCGTCGAGACGTCGTCCTCCGTGGCACGCGGCCTCACCTGGATGTGCAGGATGTGCGAGGACGTCTTCGACTCGGAAGTTGCCATCCGCAAACACTGCAGTGACATCAGCAGCCACAGCTTTCAGAGGTTTATCTGTGGACACTGTCCCCAAAAGTTCTTCAAGGAGTCCACCGTGAGAAGACACTGCACGAACGAGCACGGCGGGGACATAAAGAGTTGGTACTTTTGCGGCCTCTGCGACAGCATGCAGATGGATTCTGAGGCCGAGCTCCTGGAGCATTACCGGAGCCTTCACAGCAGGGATTACTGCTGCATGGACGACGCCGACGTTCTCCAACCGGCTGCTGCGATGCTTCCTCTGGACTGTCCCTGCATGTCTTCAGAAGGCAACAAGGAAACAGTGACGGGGGTTTATACCAGATGCATGAAAGAGTTGGCTGCAGAGGGGAAATGCCAGTACGTGTGTCCTCCCTGCAGCGTGTCCGTGCCAACGTACGCGCAGATCAAGACTCACGTGCACACAAAGCACCCCAGCCTGAACCTGGACAAGACATTTGAAGTACAATGCAACATGTGTCACCAGAGTTATATGGGTGTTCCAGGTTTCCATAAACACTATCATCACTGTCACTGCACGCTAGAGCCCTGCAGGAGCTCCAGGAAGAGCTCAGAGGCAGAGCCCACTCGTGTGGAGGTCAAAGCACACAAACGCC AGATCCAGGATGAAACTCTGGGGAAGTTTCTGAAAGACGATCAGATCAACAACGAAAGAGATGAAACTGCCATGG AGACCTCTGATGATGAGATGAAACACGCTCTGCCTGTAAGTGCAGAAGAAGCCAGAGAGTCAGCAG AGTTGGAGGAAGCTCTTCAGAGAAGTCTTGTGGAGTTCTAA